Proteins encoded within one genomic window of Desertibacillus haloalkaliphilus:
- a CDS encoding MFS transporter yields IVLLLVILESRKQVRAADPKAPQAREKTGALWGALKIDRVPAYLTVTFCNMLGFYGMYSFLGAYLQSLFDGGQSTAGLLIMAYGVGFSMSMFTGKLADWFGKTRSLVFVLGGIAVVLALLPYAPFSWMLLIFALFIWGVMQSLSVTLLST; encoded by the coding sequence TCATTGTCCTGCTGCTCGTCATCCTTGAATCAAGAAAACAAGTCAGAGCAGCTGATCCGAAGGCACCTCAAGCTAGAGAGAAAACAGGCGCTTTATGGGGAGCTTTGAAAATTGATCGTGTGCCTGCCTATTTGACTGTGACGTTTTGCAATATGCTTGGATTTTACGGCATGTACTCGTTTTTAGGTGCTTATTTGCAAAGTCTGTTTGATGGCGGACAATCAACTGCTGGACTTCTTATTATGGCTTATGGCGTCGGCTTTTCTATGAGTATGTTTACTGGAAAATTAGCAGACTGGTTCGGTAAAACTCGTTCCCTTGTCTTTGTGCTGGGTGGAATTGCGGTTGTTCTAGCCTTGCTTCCTTATGCGCCATTCTCGTGGATGTTGCTGATTTTCGCCCTATTTATTTGGGGGGTTATGCAAAGCTTATCTGTCACGCTTCTAAGCAC